The following are encoded together in the Halorubrum lacusprofundi ATCC 49239 genome:
- a CDS encoding IS1595-like element ISHla12 family transposase, which yields MPSSDPAFGRMLRQLVDLGVLKLETEPLDAAIERRLKQFWKSTTCPQCGNPTIRTWKSSDRIHCRSCQFKPVYTYGTPFHEKHLSTGEVLLSFMLYADTLLSISQIAVVLDRAYKTVFYAIKEVEAAVHRGFPLVWSQFQHTISGPTQIDESGKVCSGFKGQDPPRDSRHRGGSSRSGRTRWKGRHGDQLTLVAACRDALRVIRGRLGIAYDTDLEPVMEETADLSQPLGEVWTDGLQAYRRMEHDHKIVIHDETYVSSEGIHINQVECLFSLVKPWLRKFRGLSKHGLEQAAHTFGIVRSVNLVGASFEFLVDCLAVGGLHSST from the coding sequence CCATCGAGCGGCGACTCAAGCAGTTCTGGAAGAGTACGACGTGTCCACAGTGCGGCAATCCAACCATCCGCACCTGGAAATCATCCGACCGAATACACTGCCGCAGTTGCCAGTTTAAGCCCGTCTATACCTACGGAACACCGTTTCACGAGAAACACCTCTCCACAGGAGAGGTGCTTCTCTCGTTCATGCTCTACGCAGATACCTTGCTCAGTATCTCACAGATCGCCGTTGTGCTGGATCGAGCGTACAAGACGGTCTTCTACGCGATCAAAGAGGTGGAAGCCGCGGTTCACCGTGGCTTCCCCCTCGTCTGGAGTCAATTCCAGCACACAATCTCTGGGCCAACGCAGATCGACGAATCTGGGAAGGTCTGTTCGGGGTTCAAAGGCCAAGACCCGCCGCGAGACAGCCGTCATCGCGGCGGGTCGTCCCGATCTGGTCGGACACGCTGGAAGGGGCGTCACGGCGATCAATTAACGCTCGTCGCGGCCTGCCGCGACGCGCTCAGAGTAATTCGTGGGAGGCTCGGAATCGCCTACGACACTGATTTAGAGCCGGTGATGGAGGAAACTGCCGACCTCTCCCAGCCGCTGGGAGAGGTCTGGACAGACGGTCTCCAAGCCTATCGCCGGATGGAACACGACCACAAGATCGTGATTCACGACGAGACGTACGTCTCGTCAGAAGGAATCCACATCAACCAGGTTGAGTGCCTCTTTTCACTTGTCAAGCCGTGGCTGCGGAAGTTCCGCGGCCTCTCCAAGCACGGCTTGGAGCAGGCCGCTCATACTTTCGGCATCGTCCGCTCAGTGAATCTCGTCGGCGCATCGTTCGAATTCCTCGTCGACTGCCTTGCTGTAGGGGGACTCCACAGCTCTACATAA